In a genomic window of candidate division KSB1 bacterium:
- a CDS encoding ATP-binding protein, which yields MLPSSGKNYQLVVASKPEAIEEIEKLAAEAATEAGFNQEEQDSLAIAVTELANNAIIHGNKRDPTKKVFVNILVVDAEVRMTIRDQGKGFNPDTLSNPLDPENLLRESGRGVFIVRSLMDEVSYDFSHGGSQVTIVKRRKHGASSK from the coding sequence ATGCTCCCCTCATCTGGCAAGAATTATCAGTTGGTTGTAGCGAGCAAACCAGAAGCCATCGAGGAAATTGAAAAGCTGGCTGCAGAAGCAGCCACTGAGGCAGGCTTCAATCAGGAAGAGCAGGATAGCCTGGCGATTGCGGTCACCGAGCTCGCCAACAACGCCATTATCCACGGCAACAAGCGTGACCCGACCAAAAAAGTTTTTGTCAACATCCTTGTCGTCGACGCCGAGGTGCGCATGACCATCCGTGACCAGGGCAAGGGTTTTAATCCCGACACCTTGAGTAACCCGCTCGATCCGGAAAACCTGTTGCGCGAAAGCGGACGAGGCGTTTTCATCGTCCGCTCGCTGATGGACGAAGTCTCCTACGACTTTTCCCACGGCGGCTCACAAGTCACGATCGTCAAAAGACGGAAGCACGGGGCAAGTAGCAAGTAG